One region of Thermodesulfobacteriota bacterium genomic DNA includes:
- a CDS encoding methyl-accepting chemotaxis protein → MRLSDMRIGRKLAIGFLVVVAIFGVVAFYQIHKMTALGILQDQGAQRSRDLKQIMDTMENLDGVYTVISNSVINRNLEEMKNEWQEVRKTAADDIRKIHDLADTNQEKEQAGKFENRYGEYLTVYESEMLPVLENLNRAEGEEADSLVRRIRDINGRIDAVRDAADDDLKKMIASLEAEAVESDVLFDDTRRATIRNAIIISMIGILVAVAIAYWITRLITAPLRESVAVANRISQGDLTVDIQVNSRDETGEMMSAMKNMAIKLKEVVAEVQAAAENVASGSEEMGSSSEELSQGSTEQASNLEEVTSSMEQMGSNITQNADNAAETEKIARQAALDAEEGGRQVQDTVRAMKNIAEKISIIEEIARQTNLLALNAAIEAARAGDAGRGFAVVAAEVRKLAERSGLAAKEIGELSSTSVDIAEKAGKMLERMVPDIRKTAELVQEISAASKEQTAGATQINAALAQLDQVVQQNASSAEEVSSTAQELASQAQQLQSTMGFFNVNGNGARKLAAGHRSIARGHVSTGGAVEDGIRGRLPAASRLTAPKRTLDKGNAAHVFLAGNAEDAADHEFERF, encoded by the coding sequence ATGAGACTTTCAGACATGAGAATCGGCAGAAAACTGGCCATCGGGTTTCTGGTGGTGGTAGCCATCTTCGGCGTGGTGGCATTTTATCAGATCCACAAGATGACGGCTCTGGGGATTCTTCAGGATCAAGGCGCCCAGCGTTCCAGAGACTTAAAGCAGATCATGGATACGATGGAAAATCTGGACGGTGTTTACACCGTCATTAGCAATTCCGTCATTAACCGCAACCTGGAAGAGATGAAAAACGAATGGCAGGAAGTCAGAAAAACGGCCGCGGACGATATCAGGAAAATCCATGATCTGGCTGATACGAATCAGGAAAAGGAGCAGGCCGGCAAGTTTGAAAACAGGTACGGTGAATATCTGACCGTCTATGAAAGTGAAATGCTGCCGGTTCTTGAGAATTTGAACCGGGCGGAAGGGGAGGAGGCGGACTCCCTGGTCCGGCGGATCCGGGATATCAACGGCCGGATCGACGCAGTGCGTGACGCGGCGGATGACGATCTCAAGAAAATGATCGCCTCTCTTGAAGCCGAAGCCGTTGAGTCGGACGTTCTTTTTGACGACACCCGCAGGGCGACCATCCGTAACGCCATCATCATCAGCATGATCGGCATTCTGGTCGCCGTTGCCATCGCCTACTGGATCACCCGTCTGATTACCGCCCCTCTGCGGGAATCGGTGGCCGTGGCCAACCGGATATCCCAGGGTGATCTGACCGTTGATATTCAGGTGAACAGCAGGGATGAAACCGGAGAGATGATGTCGGCCATGAAGAATATGGCGATTAAACTCAAAGAGGTGGTGGCCGAAGTCCAGGCGGCGGCCGAAAACGTGGCTTCCGGCAGCGAGGAGATGGGCTCTTCGTCGGAGGAGCTGTCCCAGGGGTCAACCGAGCAGGCCTCTAACCTGGAAGAGGTTACCTCCAGCATGGAACAGATGGGATCCAACATTACTCAGAACGCGGACAATGCCGCCGAGACCGAGAAAATCGCCCGGCAGGCGGCCCTGGACGCGGAAGAGGGGGGTCGCCAGGTACAGGATACGGTCCGGGCCATGAAGAATATTGCCGAGAAGATCTCCATCATCGAGGAGATTGCCCGGCAGACAAACTTGCTGGCTTTAAACGCGGCCATAGAAGCGGCCCGGGCCGGTGACGCCGGCAGAGGGTTTGCCGTGGTGGCGGCCGAGGTCCGGAAACTGGCTGAGCGGAGTGGTCTGGCCGCCAAGGAGATCGGCGAGCTGTCCTCTACCAGCGTGGATATTGCCGAAAAGGCCGGCAAAATGCTGGAGAGAATGGTGCCCGATATCCGCAAGACCGCCGAGCTGGTTCAGGAAATCAGCGCCGCCTCCAAGGAGCAGACCGCGGGAGCGACCCAGATCAACGCCGCCCTTGCACAGCTTGATCAGGTGGTGCAGCAGAACGCCTCCTCGGCCGAAGAGGTCTCGTCCACGGCCCAGGAACTGGCCAGCCAGGCCCAGCAGCTTCAGAGCACCATGGGCTTTTTCAATGTCAACGGCAACGGCGCCAGAAAGCTGGCGGCCGGTCATCGGTCCATTGCACGGGGCCATGTTTCTACCGGCGGCGCTGTTGAAGACGGCATCCGGGGCCGGTTGCCGGCCGCTTCCCGTCTGACTGCCCCAAAAAGGACATTGGACAAAGGCAACGCCGCCCATGTGTTCCTGGCGGGTAATGCCGAAGACGCGGCTGATCATGAGTTTGAACGGTTTTAA
- a CDS encoding chemotaxis protein CheD, whose protein sequence is MRNGNAVQMIQRSDLPGPAIFLKQGEYYISGAGPALVRTVLGSCVTVTMHCPVQKIGGMTHSLLPYPLPGTVAPRGQHGRFVDASVRYVFDRMMSLGISKDTLEVKVFGGGQLLTSLSGRSSDMEITIGRRNVETALNVIRELGLSVTATDVGGNLGRTLIFYPYLGDVWVKKIVR, encoded by the coding sequence ATGAGAAACGGAAACGCGGTTCAGATGATCCAGAGGAGTGACCTGCCGGGACCGGCCATTTTCCTCAAGCAGGGCGAATACTATATTTCCGGCGCCGGACCGGCCCTGGTCCGCACCGTCCTGGGCTCATGCGTTACGGTTACCATGCATTGTCCGGTTCAGAAAATCGGCGGCATGACCCATTCGCTGCTGCCTTATCCCCTGCCCGGAACGGTCGCTCCCCGGGGCCAGCATGGCCGGTTTGTGGATGCCAGCGTCCGGTATGTATTTGACCGGATGATGTCCCTGGGGATCAGCAAAGACACGCTGGAAGTAAAAGTCTTCGGCGGTGGTCAGTTGCTGACGAGTCTTTCAGGAAGATCGTCCGACATGGAGATCACCATCGGGCGGCGCAACGTGGAAACAGCCCTGAACGTTATCCGCGAACTGGGCCTGTCGGTGACCGCCACCGATGTCGGCGGCAACCTGGGACGCACCCTGATCTTCTATCCTTACCTGGGTGATGTCTGGGTGAAGAAAATAGTGCGATGA
- a CDS encoding response regulator — protein sequence MKKILIVDDSRSIRQSFIDILSPLAACEEAVNGQAAVDRVKQRLNEGGRFDLIFMDIIMPEKDGLAAVKEIRDFEISLGRTGAGRLKIIIATTLQDPSRILIAQYDCGADGYITKPFTKETVMQTLRNNGFAFGIRRLQTVNQ from the coding sequence ATGAAAAAAATTCTTATCGTCGATGACAGCCGTTCGATCCGCCAGAGCTTTATCGACATTCTCTCTCCACTGGCGGCCTGCGAAGAAGCCGTCAACGGGCAGGCAGCGGTCGACCGGGTCAAGCAGCGACTGAATGAAGGCGGCCGTTTTGACCTGATTTTTATGGATATCATTATGCCGGAAAAAGACGGCCTGGCCGCCGTCAAGGAAATCAGGGATTTTGAAATAAGTCTGGGCCGTACCGGCGCCGGGCGGTTAAAAATCATTATCGCGACCACCCTTCAGGACCCCTCACGCATCCTGATCGCCCAGTATGACTGCGGGGCTGACGGGTATATTACCAAGCCGTTTACAAAAGAGACGGTCATGCAGACCCTGCGTAACAACGGGTTTGCCTTTGGCATCCGGCGCCTGCAGACGGTTAATCAGTAA
- a CDS encoding chemotaxis protein CheW, producing MKDIGNSNNTYLTFYLDGEMFGLNIHMVREVLEYTAITRVPMTVDFMRGVINVRGRVVPVMDLRRKFSLPATAPTIQTCIIIVDLNVDGESSILGALVDDVQEVLDILPDQIEAAPRLSGKINRQFIHGIGKLGDRFVMLLDMRAVFSLEELNAITEINHQEESSRQAICA from the coding sequence ATGAAAGACATTGGCAATTCAAACAATACTTATCTGACCTTTTATCTGGACGGCGAGATGTTCGGTCTGAATATTCACATGGTCCGGGAAGTCCTGGAGTATACCGCCATCACGCGGGTGCCCATGACAGTTGATTTTATGAGGGGGGTCATCAACGTCCGGGGGCGGGTGGTCCCGGTCATGGATCTGCGCCGCAAGTTCAGCCTGCCCGCGACCGCGCCCACCATACAGACCTGCATCATTATCGTCGATCTCAACGTCGACGGAGAATCATCGATTCTGGGGGCCCTGGTCGACGACGTCCAGGAGGTACTCGACATCCTGCCGGATCAGATCGAAGCCGCGCCCCGCCTGAGCGGAAAGATCAACCGGCAGTTTATTCATGGCATCGGCAAGCTGGGCGATCGTTTCGTGATGCTGCTGGATATGCGGGCGGTGTTCTCCCTGGAGGAACTGAACGCCATAACGGAAATCAATCACCAGGAGGAATCCTCCCGGCAGGCGATCTGCGCCTGA